From Dendropsophus ebraccatus isolate aDenEbr1 chromosome 10, aDenEbr1.pat, whole genome shotgun sequence:
ACTTACCTCTGTATGTGACAGACAAAACTTTGCTTTCATTGCTGTAAATAAACTCATTGCCGTCATGCTTCCCGAATCCTGTGTACTGGGGGGCGCTCTCCTCTGCCTCTCTGCAAAGAAAAATCCAGAATCATGATATAAGGGTACACTCACAGGTAGCATATATGTTGTGGATTTTATGCTGTAGATTTCATGTTGTGGGTTTTATGTTGTGGATTTTACGTTGTGGATTCTATGCTGTAGATTTTATGTTGTCGATTTTATACTGCAGGTTTTATACTGTGGATTTTATGCTGTGGGTTTTAAGTTGTCGGTTTAATGCTGCAGTTTTTAGACCGAGGATTTAATTtggcagatttgatactgtggctttaaaggagaagtagtCCAGTCaatttttaaaatattatttctaaaatacactaattatgggaaatgcacataaagtgctatttccctcaatttagtagatcagataGGCTTCAATTCTCCTAAAAAAAacgtgatgtcacgaatcagttgtaattcctatgaagtgtccagcaggggcgcagtgtATGAGAAATTATACTGTAAGAATAActatatcacaagtgccagcagccccgtcctttggcacaatttgtctaactttccttatgtaataacatattaaaaaatacattttgcccagagTAGTCCTTTAATGCTGTGGATTTTATGTTGTTGATTTTATGCTGCGgcttttatgtatattttatactaTGAATTTTATGTAGATTTAGAAGGGTATTCGGGGTGGGGAGGGTATTAATAAAATGGTTGCAGACTGGTATATAGATTGAAGTTATAAATCTCAgaatgacagtgctctctgctgccacctgtgtcaggaactgtccagaggaggagcaaATTTGTaccgatctggacagttcctgacatggacagaggtggaagcagagagcaccatgccagaatggaaataatacctgcagggcatacagcagctgatgagtactgaaagGATTGtgtaggtgtgttttttttttctttaattaggAATAatataaaaatctgtataactatctgataccagttaatttaaaaaaaacattttcccctctggagtatccctttaatgctgAGGATTTTATGCAGATTTTATGCGGCGAATGTaatgtagttttattttattatgcagATTTTAATTATGCATAATTTTATTATGCAGATTTTATGTAGATTTTAGGCTACGGATTTCATTCAGCTCATTATGTAGATGAAGGTTAGGTAAGAAAAGCGGAATCGAATGCATAAGTAACAGACAACCTTAATATTTTCCAGATCTCTGCTTCCTAAAACAATACTATGGAAGTCTCTCTATAATAAGGCATGCTCTGGGCATATACATACATTTATCCGATACATTGCGACCAGGCCAGCGGTTTTcagcgctgatcagctgatcacagttATATATAAGTGACATTACCTGGACACCACACACACGGCCACATGGGAGCAGTTGGTTAGGGCCATGGGTTCACTGAAAGGTTTGCAGGGGCTGAAGGTTACCCACTGCTCCACGCTCTTCCCCTCCACTTCACGTTGCACCTTCCTGTTCTGGATCAGAAAACCCTCCATGTCTCCTAACGCAGCCAGATTAACCACCCCGGAGCCGTCCTTCATCAGGCACTTGCAGGGGTTCACTTTCATGCATCCATTGGGGTCCCCAAAAACTAGTCCTAcgcataaaaaaagcaaaaagtatCCTGAGGCCATAATGGAGAATCAAGACAAGCGCATGTAGAGCGAATCTATAGCACCTAGGTGACAAATAGTCCACATTAACACTATAGTGTCAGGGGGAGGAGGTGTGGGGGCAGCTCTGGATAAGTGTGGCCGGGTTTATATGTGGGCATGCATTGTCTGTTATAGCTCAAGGTGTTATATGGGTATTTTTCATGGCATTAATAGGGGGCTTCTGTAGATGGCAAATGCCATGGGTACGTCCTTGACTGATATTTAGGTGGGCTTCAGTGGCTGGCACATTGTTATGGGGTTATCTGCAGCTGGCACCTATAAGGGTTTAGGTGGTGGGCACATTATTATAGGGATATGTACAGCTGGCATCTATAAGAGAGTATGTGGTGGGCACATTATTATAGGAATATCTGTAGCTGGCACCTATAAGAGAGTATGTGGTGGGCACATTATTGTAGGGATATCTGTAGCTGGCACCTATAAGAGAGTATGTGGTGGGCACATTATTATAGGAATATCTGTAGCTGGCACCTATAAGAGAGTATGTGGTGGGCACATTATTGTAGGGATATCTGTAGCTGGCGCCTATAAGAGAGTATGTGGTGGGCACATTATTGTAGGGATGTGTACAGCTGGCATCTATAACGGTTTATGTGGTGGGCACATTATTATAGGAATATCTGTAGCTGGCATCTATAAGCGCGTATGTGGTGGGCACATTATTATAGGGATATGTACAGCTGGCATCTATAAGAGCTTATGTGGTGGGCACATTATTATAGGGATATGTACAGCTGGCATCTATAAGAGCTTATGTGGTGGGCACATTATTATAGGGATATCTGCAGCAGGCACCTATAAGGGCATCTGTGGCTACATCATTATTATAGGGATGTTTGCAGGTGATGCATATAGAGTGTATGTGGTTGGCAcatagttatggggacacatgcaGCTGGTATCAGGGGTTGGCACATTTGATGCTCTGTTCTTACCTCGGAATGCTATCTGGATGGGTGAGCACATCCGCCTCTTCTGTCCCACAGATAAAGCAGATAGTGTTcagcgaacctgtcaaaatgttcaggatCAGCAATGTTTTCCCAACCTGAACACTCAGCGGGtgcagaacttggatgcagccatagggctgccaggaaaatgtgGATACGGCCTGTGGTTTATAGCtgcatccatattttcctggcagctctagggctgcatccaagttctgcaCCTGCGGAGGATCAAAcactgagcgttcgggttcggataacgttgctgatcctgaacattttgacaggttcgctcaacactaaaaGCCGACAGTGGCAACTTGGTCAATTGTCCTTTTGTTTGATTATAGTCGGAGTTTCcccttcatgtcacctctctgGATGAGGGgtaggaaccttggctttccagctgttgcaaaactacaactctcatcatgcgtggacagccaaagctaaagctttggctgtccacgcatgatgggagttgtagctttgcaacagctggaaagccaaggttccctacccctgctttggATTAACATGACTGTGGATAACATCTGGCACTGGAACCGTATCTGAGCCGCAAGACACATATAAACCACCCGGCCCGTTATATATGTGTGCGGTGTCACAGACACATCTCATGGCTATTTCCATCTCCTCCATAGAGGGAACGTGTGAGCTTCTTGTACAATTACAGGGAGGAGAGATGAGCCGCTGCCAGGTCCTGAGATTACAGGGGAATCAGTGTAGTCTACAACCTGAAATAAACATAATGATGGGGTAGTGACTGGAGAAACACGTCGGGCTATTCTGAGAAACTAAAGGACCGTCCCTGCGCCTGAGGAAACCTGGATTGGCACTTAAATTCCCCAAATGTGCTGTCTGCTGTAATACTGGAGAGAAGCCATGATGGCGGCCCTACCCAGTGCATGgtgcggctcctttctcctctgtCCTGGTGATCGGCGGGGGGTCCTCACTCATCGGTTAGTTATCCCCCATTCACGTATATATGTGTTTATTTACCTAACACTCCTGTACATATACACACTCAGATGGGTTGAGCATGCATATCAGTTATGGCCTTATATCCTGGATCAGACATCTGGACATCACACATGCATGATCCTTCTTTCCCCTGACATCTGTAGTTAAGAAGCCCCTAAAATAAACTTTAGCAATTCTCGcccaatttttttctctttcgaCTTCCCTGTATGAAGTTTTGCTTTATGGgcatgttcacacgtacaggatctgctgcagatatcaaagTAACTATATGATTGAGCGAAGCCTCAAAACTGTGCCTGAtggaagccttaaagggattatccaggataacaaaaaaaaaacagctgcttttctcaaagggtacaaacacacttgccgtatccgcagcgagttccTCGCTGCGCATTCGCAGCAAAACTCACTGCGGATCACGgctctgtgtactcaatggcagacaaactcgcagcggggatGTACATGTGCAGCCCGCcacgttaaccccccggccgccagagactatacgtcacctgatcccggctccggtttccttcgctgattcccggcacgtcccgatcggccaatcagtgcgctgccccgccgcagcgcactgattggctgagcggaccgtGAAGAtgtcgggagccccgaagcaagccggtgccgggatcaggtgacgtatagtctccggcggctggAGTGTTAACGGGGCGGTCAGCCACTGAGTACACAGggctgggatccgcagcgagttttgcTGTGAATACGCAgagagaaactcgctgcggatacggcaagtgtgtttgtaccctaagggtactattacacggcccaataatacctgtaaatgagagctgatctgctagatcggtgctcgtttactgggcctattacacggcccgataatcgtttaacaagggctgcagggacatcgttaccgatgtccttgcagcccttgcttaaactgcatatattacctatccatggtccagggctcctcttgcgatcctcttctccccaggtccagtgtgctccagcttcagagcggcctgtcttagctcagcggcggtcccggccagtgattggctgagcggcctgtcagctaggacaggctgctctgaagctgccacgcgtgggacccggggaaaagcaaagcagagcgcaggaggagccctggaccatgaataacacacacacacacacacacacacacacaggtgctgtttctggcagacagctgccatgtttttctgattttttttgttgtgtttcttCATGTTCTTGAAAACCCagtgaagcagttgcccatagcaaccaatcagatttcagctttcactcctcacaggcatttttaaaaatgaaagctggaatctgactggttgctatgggcaactgctcctctgcaaaaggtttgataaatctcctcatgATGCAGAAACGCAAGAAATAGAACCCGCATCTACACAGGTAGGACAAACGCATTGTTTGTAATGTCTCTTATATCCCCCTAGTTACTTCTCCTGGCGACTAGCGTTATTtaggcacaaaaaaaataaaaaaaacgcgaCGTTTTCCATGTCACGAACCTAGAGAGGTTTAATCCTCCCCCGCCTGTTTTAATTTTGGTTCCTCCCAACTCACGTCCCTTTGCGTCATGACGTGCGGATGGCAGAACTACAATCTCCAAGAGCCATTGCGGCCAGCGCGTCTTTTCATTGGCTAGCGTGCCAACCCGGAAGTATGTGGGATTGAGTGACGTAGCAGCATGGTAAGTTGGAGCTCATTGATCAGGGTGATGCAGGACGTTACCTGCTCTGTTATACGGTTATCGGTGACTGTGTGTGTCTTGTTACAGGCGACAGGGATTGACCGGCTGGCCGGGGCCGGGCTGGTGGCGTTCAGCACTGTATTGTTCCTGTATTACACTGTGTGGGTCATCTGCCTGGTGAGTcctgtgtagaactacaactcccagcatgccttggagGCATAATGCATGTTCTCCAGCTGTTATGCACCACATATCCCAGCATGCAATGGTGGGCTGAGGCTCTGACCGTGCTCATAATGCTggtggactacaactcccagaattctCAGACATCCTGCTGCACgtacactacaagtcccagcatactgAGAAATCTGCAATATGTGCAGCCATAGGGATCTTACATCTCATCAGTCATGTTACAGCGCTGCGCTCTGATTGGCcatcctggtcatgtgacacCTTAACAGCCATGACATCCATTGACATTTGAGGTTGTACAGATgtttaaagcgaatttaccatcGGATACATCACTTTTACTTTTTTACCTTAGCCGTTTGCTGCCGGGGATCCCGGTGCTGCagtcctattttttttattttatttttttaaagtgtacctgtcgttataactttctaaatcaacaatagatgtgatataaagcaagtttgcaatgtatattcattatttttttttagttcttatcatgctgtaaaacaaagctgaacttaccagaaatccaggtccagtctcctgaaggcagctagaCTTACCAGAACTTtaataaccccttaacgacaaagagCGTAAATTTATGCCCTATTGCCAgtaaggggcttcagaacggggccgcacagcgacccagctctgaaccaccacgatcccgggtgccgcatgtagcccaggggcgcggctattagcgggcacggtccgatcgccatgcccgcttatcaggtaatcagatgcagctgtcaaagttgacagctgcatccgattaccggatgcagcacttccctggtgtctagtggcggagatcagtcccctgggacgttgtcccggaggagcgatgtccgtgtctggtgctggccggggtctccgccaagatggcgctgatcccgactcggcactcgtttgttttcggctgcagcagccgaaagaaaaggagtgccgatctcattgatctttgctgtataagtatgcagcaaagatctcaatgagagttctgtatacttatactagaagtcccccaggggggaataaccctaaccccaggggggaataaccctaaccccaggggggaataaccctaaccccaggggggcttctagtataagtgtaaaaaaaaataaagtgttgttatcaataagcccctcccctaataaaagtttgaatcatcccccttttcccaggttataaataaaaataaataaacatgtttggtttcgccacgtgcgtaatcgcccgaactattaattaatcacattcctgatctcgcacggtaaacggcgtaagtgcaaaaattgtaataaaaagcgatcaaaaagttgcatatgcgcaatcaaggtaccgatagaaagaacgcatcatggcgcaaaaaatgacacctcactcagccccatagaccgaagaataaaagcgctataagcctgggaatagagcgattttaaggaacatatatttaacaatggtttgaactttttacaggccatcagataaaagaaaagttatacaagttacatatcgttttaatcgtaacgacttgaggaacatgcataacaagtcatttttaccccacGGCGAAAAAAAAaccaataccccccaaataaacaaaatgcgtttttgttttttttccaaattcgccacacatttattttttttcctggttttgcagtgtactttatgaaaaaattcagcctgtcattgcaaagtacaattagtggcgcaaaaaataagggctcatgtgggtttctaggtggaaaaattgtcccggtccttaaggggttaaagcaacatATTCAACATACATTTTCAGTCTCCAGAGtggcagattccgcagctcgcccccacgCATTTCCGCTCGTCCCATGGACTCTATTCTATGGTCCGGTGGATTCCGCCATCCGaccatagaatgtagtctatggcatgggcgtaAATGTGCGGGAGTGACCCgacaggattctgtagtgtggacataccctaagggtatatgcacgcTGTATAATTCTCACTGAATACTCTGTTCAAAATCCGCCGCTCATTCCACGCACGCTCCTGCTGCCCTCTCCgcaggctccattatatgctctggtaaattccgctgtccgcccaaagatatgtcatgtcaattctttgggcggatagtGGAATCCAcctgagcatataatggagcctgcGGAGAGGGCAGCAGGAGCGCGGGGATGAGCGTCGGATTCTGAACGGAGTATTACTCATTGTGCATATTACTCAGTGAAACCCTCTAGTGTGATGTTGGGGTGCGGGGAGTTGATAATCGGTGATTGTTAATGGTGTCTCCTGTTTGTCTTTCTTTCCAGCCATTCATTGACAGTGAGCATGTGATccattccttcttccttcctcgtGAGTAcgctgtgctgctgcccctgacggCTGGGCTCATCCTGCTGCTCCTCATGGGTGAGTCCTGTGGGATTAGGTTAGGGAAAGGTTAGGAAAGAGAAAGGTTTGGGAAAGTCCTGTAGGAAAGGTTAGGGCAGTAACCCCCAGATCATCTCAATCACATCATGCCTTAGGTGTCCTATAGAAAAGGGGTCTATCATAATGTTAGAGACTAAATAAAGTCAGTTCTCCATGATGGATAGAGACCACAGACCTGTCCCTGGCAGAGCCCTGACCAGCACTCACCCTATACTTCACAGCAGTCACCCCACTTGTTACCTAGCAGAGCTGCTCCGTGTACATCCAATAATCACAGTCTTGTATCTCTTCTATCAGGCGTCTTTGTGACATACGTCATGTGGAAAAGTCGGAGTCCTAAAAAGAAGTCGCAGTGAAGATAAAAGCAAGTTACTGTACCCTTATTATGTGACTGATCCGAACTCTAGCCAACATTCCCCAGACAAATGGGCGTCCTCCGTCATGTGGCGTCGCATCTACCAGCACTGATCTTATGATGTCGCCGCTCTTCATGGATCTGTACACCTGCGTAACAATACGCTGCAATACAGTTGTGAGATGCTGCCACCTGGTGTCTGAATTGTATTATGGCAGCTGCTGGTTATGTCTTTTTTAGAGAACAAACTGCAGATCTCATCAGATGTTATTTATGATGTTCCTGCCCCCTAAATATAAGGCCTTGGTTATTGGACATAATGCATTTAGgttgtataacatatataacatgctctgaccattacataatatacattatGGATCAGGGAGTAAAATTTTACAGGAAGGATGTTCTCAGGGAATTACCTGTCTACATCGTTGTAAGTATTTGTGGCCCCCTGATAACATAGATCCCCAGTGAATCATAGGCAGCATGAAGATGCATATCAGATGGATGTACAGTTAGTTGTCTCCCCCCCTGCAGACCACCAGACTACCTGGAAAGGAAACTGTAACAATGAATTTGTTAATAAAGAATCATTTTATATTGcaggtaaattttctttcctctcAGTACTACTTATACTACTCAGTACATATACTtatacagacatggagagaaggagctgctgcacctcacacttatGGATGACACTAATGGCTACATGTAAAataccaacgccaggatgttggtatataatataactgaaccaggggacctgcatgtggtacatggggcaatatggtttgatcaaatgatataccaacatcctggttggtttttaaatgtagccgagaggcattagtgtcagccataggtgtgaggtgcagcagctccttctcaccatgtccgtattttacttttcttccttttctgagcggttagcactcctccttgtaagatccatgtgaccccaatcagcaggaagcacctgtgcacacatggcaagtacctcctattcttcccattgCAGGGGCAATGGTGAGTggttagaccttgttcacacttgtgttgcttggtggccactttggggggggcccttggggtttggtcgtgtgacattggggttgcagggccattctgtggcctctcttccctgtttgtgctcgctttgcggggttagcggttgctgaccgacacagtgtggagttagtgtaggggaCTCGTGATCCAGGGCACcagcatgtggtacatggggcaatatggtttgatcaaattatataccaacatcctggcgttggtgtttaaatgtagccgagaggcattaacaTCAACACAACTGGGACCAGAGCAGCGGAGAACAGGTGGGAGCCAGGGAGGttagtgtatgttttttttttttttttaacttacacccGTCCCAGGCATGGGGcaaaaaggggtcctggccagactacctccttaaagtgacactgtcacctcctttgtgcattctgacatctctacacaggtgtaaagagtaaatttagcggttttcataccatAACGCcatcgttggccccgccccctcgcaggccattggaacaggctggcctaaaggtctggGCCTCAAGGGGGCGTGCCAACGGTCTCgctatgggcggggctaagtggcgctaatgccgcaggGCCCCGCCCGCTTAACacgatctgcagttgataaaagatgactttttacttgaacaagcaccatgatgtatgatataaaataaggtatgaaaaccgctaaatttaccctttacacctgtgtagagatgtcagaatgtaaaaagggggtgacagtgtcactttaatgttcTGTCCTAAAGACAGGACATATGTATCAGAGTGATGAGGTTGGGGGACTGTCATTCTGGCCATGACAACACAGCCCACTGCACCTCAATGCCTAGGTGCCATAGCGGCTTATCACAACAGCATCTAGGAGGATAAAAGGCCACAATCTGAGTTATCCCCGATCCTGGCCAATGCAGCCAGAAGTAATACACAGCCATCACCTGCCGAGTATGGATCGATGCACCTCCTGGACCTTGTtgccccacacacacatcactagggttatccagcgttagaaaaacatggccacttccttccagagacagcaccgctcttgtctccagtttggatgtagcttttgcaactccgttccattgaagtgaatggagcttaactgcaaaccacatctgacctggagacaagagcagagctgtctctggaagacagtagccatgtttttgtagcgctggataacccctctaagcagattagaagtatctaaccagctgatatgtccctatagtgtgcACAACAAAGAACAGCCGGCACTACAGCTTGGAGCTGACCCCTCTGAGCAAGCAGGTAATACTCGGGGATGTGTCTAGCGGTGCTAGTCTGTAAACAGTCTCTGGTGAATAAACGGTagtaaaaaaaatgatgaaaaaactgCACTCACCAACACTGGTGACAACTTCTTTTATTTCTTATGTGCGGACATcatggagcagacaccagctGGCGTCTGCTACATGATGTCCGCACATAAGAAATAAAAGAAGTTGTCACTAGTGTTGGTGAGTGcagttttttcatcatttttttactACCGTATGTCTCTATAGTGTATGAGGTAAGTTTTTTCCCTTCCTCCCCATTGATGTTACTGTCATATTTggagtttaatccctatgctaataagtcATTTTGGTTCCCTGGGGATGGGGCTTCCCCCAGCACCCCGTGCCctgtagggagatatcagcagattagatgcttCTTGTTTTCCTTTAAAGGCGCTTTCATATGTCCATAGGATATACCCTAAACTTCACAACAGACAATTTCATACAGCCATACCACATGAATTTGTTACGGAGTCCCATTAACAATATGTCCGCTTTATTCTGGCATCATTTGGtagttggtattttttttttttttttggggggggggggggggttacagaacttagaagtgtatcagcaaattattacATTAAAGTTTTTCAAACCTGATTTTCTTAGGGACCACTTCATATCaaagtggatttaggaggcttgtgtgTTAGAAGTCCCCCATAAGTGGCCCCATTTCTGAAACTGCACACCTGAAAGGGAATCATGGCCTTAGGTTCCATTCACCCGGAGTAAAACTggaggaatcccgccagcctccgtgtcatacagggtgtctatgggaggctcacacgcctcctctctccgccctgaagaatggacatgtaaaTTCTGCACGGAGAGATGAggtgtgcgagcctcccatagactctctgtatgacacggaggctggagggattctccgccgcagaattccaccagttttacttcaTGTGAACGAagccttaggctgtaaaaaatgtaaaatagaaCACAAGGGAAAAAGCACCTCAAAATGTGGCTGCAGGGCTCACGCCAGGTGTCctcgtcacaacccagctgatggactggccactcaccCAGTCAGTGACTCTAAGACGcccctccagtcactgattagctgagcggccaatccatcagccaggacggAGCGGCTGCAGATCATTGCTCTccacgtcgtttgtctttcaacatattgaaagacaatgatcgacaacgatcaaccgacatcattcatgctggctgatcgttgccttttattacacaaagcgattattgaccAAATCCGGCTGATAATggctttgtgtaaaagggcctttagacacactgagtgtttgggcgtccacttggcaaatgaggttcaatgttgtccatggcggaaattttatgatttattgactttttttttttacatttgagatttttacatttttgacactgtcacaacaACAGCTGCTGAACAAAAGAtgactctgtaatagtcccactattgtagctactatagttcggTTGTTTTAATCAGATTCGTTTGCATGCGATTCGCAAATTTAACCGATTATTTGCAAACCTTGTAAAACAAATTTCGACTActttgctgatctctagtggtaatatatatgtgtatttatttattcagtTTTTCATAACCCGTGAGCATAACAAACTTCTGCAAAGTGTTAAACATGTACAGTAaagtgtcatttaattttttttttttttccagaaatcaatagtccagccgattttaagaaactttgtaattgggtttattaggcaaatatgccattatatgcattcaaaaagactttccccaggtcccgcccccctccctcctctctctcatttactgctcattatcaggaaatctcgactctttacatcagtcgggccctgtgtaacctatggagaggggaggggaggggggagattagtcgcc
This genomic window contains:
- the LOC138802490 gene encoding uncharacterized protein isoform X1, with the protein product MCSPIQIAFRGLVFGDPNGCMKVNPCKCLMKDGSGVVNLAALGDMEGFLIQNRKVQREVEGKSVEQWVTFSPCKPFSEPMALTNCSHVAVCVVSREAEESAPQYTGFGKHDGNEFIYSNESKVLSVTYRASEESPLRAVVHYNCSTVSTVTFPVLEDITEVLEISVQSPCACPSSCQAEDVGPGNIILIMFTVSLAAYFLFGASSLRSMQTSEESYTNPEPHFWCAICLWFGRNREPILTENYHDDDSIDYFSV
- the DPM2 gene encoding dolichol phosphate-mannose biosynthesis regulatory protein isoform X1, with the protein product MQDVTCSVIRLSVTVCVLLQATGIDRLAGAGLVAFSTVLFLYYTVWVICLPFIDSEHVIHSFFLPREYAVLLPLTAGLILLLLMGVFVTYVMWKSRSPKKKSQ
- the DPM2 gene encoding dolichol phosphate-mannose biosynthesis regulatory protein isoform X2 gives rise to the protein MATGIDRLAGAGLVAFSTVLFLYYTVWVICLPFIDSEHVIHSFFLPREYAVLLPLTAGLILLLLMGVFVTYVMWKSRSPKKKSQ